ATCCTcaaattctgtttttttatttatttttttaaagaggagggacaagtgtaaattatttttttgtgataatcagtattatgccacaaatgctgttgattgagcataacttgtattgaacacgaaaCATTTCTTTCATAAACGAGGGCAAGGTGGCATTTTATTTTGGGCTATTTTTGGCAAAAATATCTGAAATCTAAAACCCATCTTAGCAAGAACATTTTATAATATTCTcctataatgttatattattataatgttcATATAATATTTGGTTCTGGAGCATTGTGCTGTTTTCTACATTACTGCTGGCTTCATCAGAGCTGTTTTCCACACTAAACCCAAGAGAGGTACAAGAGCGAAGACCCTTTTTGTTGTCATATTGCCATGTTTGAATCTCCAACCACGTGCTGAACTTCCTTTGGGTCAAAGTGTCAAAGTACGACTTCCTGAATGCCATTAACAACCATCCATCTCCCAGCTTTACCTACTGACTCCATCTCAGCAGGTTCCTGCGGGTTCCTCCATGATGCCTTTTCCAGAAAACAGCTGGCCTCTATGAGGGCCTTTTCTGCGGTGCATTGACCCTTGCCAGGACCAGCTGAGACTATTTTACCCTCGTCAGCAGATAATCCACCTGCTGATGAGCTGGATTTGCTCTGATCCTCTTCAAGCCGCTGGGTCCTTTGCAACCTTATACGCCTCTTCACTGCATCCTGGTTCTTAGAGGGGACAGCTGATTGGCCAAAGTCACGCTCTGATTGGGCATGCGCCGACTGGACTTgtgtttgtctgctttggcagagGGATGGGGGATGAGACAGTGGGACAGTGGGATTTGCTTGCCCATGTCCTGCCATTGACCTATCAGAGCCAAGCTTGGCTTGATTGACAGGGTTTAGAAATGGTCCGGTTGTTCTCTTTGGGGTTTTGTGGGGCTCTACAATGGTACTCAGTGGTGAATGTTCTGGTGACTTAGTTGGTCCGTTCTTCCCACGAGTTTTCCCCCTTCTTGTGTCTGACTTTGTCGCTTTGCCATCTTGTTGGACACTTTTGATTTTCTGTCGCTGTGACTCTCTCACCTCTAGGAGGAGCTCCAAGGGAGCAAGTTTGAGAGGGCGTCTTGGGGGCAAATTCTcagcctccctctctctctctaaggGTTGTGGAGTGACTCTGGTCTGATCCGGCATGGAggtggaagaggaggaggaagaggagagtgTAAAGCGTGCTAAAGAGTCCTCAGCATGTGTGGGTaacagatggagggcaggtgtgCGCGAGAGATGGCCTTTTTTAGACACCAGCTGAATGCCACAACCACTCTGGCAGGTCAATCCCTCCTGCATCAggaatacacatgcacacacgcacacacacgcacagacaaaGGTTTAAGATGCACCACAGGTGATTTATGTCACATctgccattttttctttttttttgtttattcatgAACATTTCCACCACAGTGTCCTTTCCAGCACATATCAAAAGCACATTCTATTAAATTCTCATGAatggaattctgtggtggaaatgacagtgacGGAGATTTGATTTATAAtattattgagaaaaaaaaatgcaggctaatttcatagctaacattttatgtatcatatatacacacatttaaataatattttcacactttttttttattttttatatatatataatttagaaaAATTACAGCTTGgttggaaatgacacccaataaaaatactctgctcacaAGAGATATTTACCTagattttccttttgttttcaaaCATCATTTGTCTCATATTTCTCAAGCATATTTCTATCTCATATTTCTGTCTCATATTtctatctcaagcatgctcttcactgacactttttcgacttggttaacaagtacacttatTTTGAAAAGGCTTCATTAGGGGTAAaactgtttggtgtggtggaaatgatgccgcAAATGTGGGACagtcatcatttaaaaaaaaaaaaaaaaattaagaaattatttccacaataaatattaaaataggttgtgtttatttcactctgtgtttagattatcatataaaaatttgtatttttatagtggatttttaaagtttaatattcAAAGTCTGGGTCCAGGacaggcatttgaaaagtaccaaaaaaaaattaaaaaaaataaaggcctGGCAGAATGTTTCCAGATCATTTTTAATGTTgcctttacataaaaaaataaaaaaataaaaataaaaaaataaaattgaaatctaTTCATTATAATAAAAATCTACCCCTGAGACATGAAATTCCCTGAAGTGAAgcatccatatactgtatatacatatatatgaaatCAATGCTCACAGGTGTTCTGTAAATATATATGACATCTGTGCTGtgtgaactgacttcatacatccacttaaaATCAACATAACTCAGAAAAGTGAATTTAGATTTGTAAAAAGGGGAAATATGAGGAAATAAAACAAGGAACATTTTCACTCATTCTAAATGAATGTTGATATTTCTCTAAATCATCTTCACAAATTCAGACATATAGCTTGAATGATGAGAGTCAAATAATTGATCTAATAATTCAGTGACATTCAGcctcagaatagaatagaatgaagGTTCATATACTCACAACTGATGCCATAATTTCCTGCTAGTGTTTTTGACGAATCATCAGACTCGAGTGTGCTTGTGTTTCTCTGTGTCCTGCAAGACAGTAACTCTgcagagagaaagcgagagactGACAGACTGACACAGTGATTGTCAGTAAGATCATTATTAGGATTGGGGTCAGTGTGCAGATGTATGAGATCAAAGCCAATTATCtctcgcacacacaaacacacacaaatgcacatgtGATCTCATGGACATGTGGCCTTCttacctaaaaaaaatattttgtgttatttGTTTTGCAAGATAAAAAGTgtgattatttttgttaattgcCACCAGATGGCACTAGAGACTGTAACCTCAATGTAACCCCAATAGTGTATATGGCTGAGTTCGGAACGGCATATTGCcgtactactcatactatttctgccatagacacatatgTCAGAAGAagcaagagtagtatgggtagtttGCCATTCTGTACTCAGTCAATGTCTTCCCCTCTGTACTACCAGAGATTCTTTTATAATGAGAGATATCAACCACCAAGGTAATGGTCAACTTGGATCACTTGAGTCTGCTAAGccaattatacagtataatggcCCTGAAATCAATTAAATGTGTTTAGTGCTGTTATGACAGCAAATCACCATTTGGGGATACCATACAAATAAATGGGttgagccgtaaactgacacctacctttCGCAAAATGATCTGTGATTTCTCttgtaaaacagcaattttagtaatctttaaaaaataaataaaacattttcagagaaaaaattaatcaggaaaaaagaaaaacaattcagagagattttttttaaattttttttttaccttgcggttcagggcttccgtacaacagatgaaatgaaatgacaaatgtaattgaaattaattgttcttttgaataagcattatcttaatatCTTAATagcctataactattgcccctaatATATTTATATCACTATAAACTCCCTGGGggcattttaccccaagtgtgggttAAGATGAACACTTTGTTCATATTAGCAGTCAAGAAAAGGCTGTTTTATTCCACAGACCCTGGCTTTTAGTCGAAAAAatcattcatctttttttttttttctatgcaatgaaagtgaatggtgactgaggctgttctgcttaacatctccgtTTTGTGTTCTATGTAAGAAAGTACTGTAAGTCGTATGATTCTGGGACaccatgaaggtaagtaaatgatgacagaatatttatttttgagtgaaccatcccATTAAATCTGTACTTGTTAAGCAAATAAACAATCCCAGATTTGAACGTTTTAGTCTATTTGTGTGGCAGAATGACATATACAGTGGCTTAATCTTTTCTCAAAGACCTCGGAGTCACCCTGAAATCCTCTTCTATCATGCCGGTGCTGATAGGATTATATGTAGGATGCTGGTGTTGAGTGAGCCCTGATCCCAGTGACCCAGACCAAGGAAAGTGCTGTCGTAATCCAGGTCTGAGCCAAAGAACCTCACAGGCTGTGACTGTCAGAAAAACAGGCTGCCCATTTACACACATGGAACACAGAAAACTTTGAATGCCGAAATTGGTTTCATAAGGTCAACGGGCTTAAAGACCATCAGCGACGCTCAGCCTCTCATATCGGGTGAAGAATTGTAACAATCTGCCTGAAACCCCTAGACCAACAAGGCAACCATATCCATCTGTCCATATTAGCCCCACAGATGTGACTGTTCTGATAGAACCGTCTGATAATGTCTTTTCCACATATTCATTTATGCTCTGgtttagatatacagtatatttgtttgaGAAACTTATGATAACGGTTTCATTTCACAGCCATTGCAGTCGGGAATGTGACAAATAAACGGAGTATTTCTGTGTTTTGCTCATTTTAGAATATGTACAAGAATTGAAGGCTTCCATTTTTAAGATCCTTTTTCAAGGTAAACTTGGAATGCTTGTGGAACTGTACATATTGGgtagaacattttattttatttttttacaaattaggTTAGGTtcttaaccttcagaaaatatTGATCGTCAACCTCAGGATGtcaaagtaaatatttatttatttatttattttatttaattttaaattctgATTAAGCTATTTTAGTGCAGTAAACATTAAGTAAACATCAAAATGAAATAGACAACAtgtgtaaaataatattaaataaaagcaGAATGGTTAATAGGGCTGCAAATAAATGGGCTGCACATTTGGTCTTAATTACAAAATTGCGCAGTTCGagacaaaatgttttgttgttattgatcTTGATATAATATGTTacataaattaaagaaaaatatttgttggatcaatttttattataattacttAACCCTCCTGTTGAATTTTGACCCGGTTGAATTCAAGCTTATACATGATTCATAACCTGATGGTTttaatctaaaactatattgtaagtcattaatatgtTCTT
The sequence above is a segment of the Myxocyprinus asiaticus isolate MX2 ecotype Aquarium Trade chromosome 34, UBuf_Myxa_2, whole genome shotgun sequence genome. Coding sequences within it:
- the LOC127424802 gene encoding uncharacterized protein LOC127424802 isoform X2; this encodes MASVEGLTCQSGCGIQLVSKKGHLSRTPALHLLPTHAEDSLARFTLSSSSSSSTSMPDQTRVTPQPLEREREAENLPPRRPLKLAPLELLLEVRESQRQKIKSVQQDGKATKSDTRRGKTRGKNGPTKSPEHSPLSTIVEPHKTPKRTTGPFLNPVNQAKLGSDRSMAGHGQANPTVPLSHPPSLCQSRQTQVQSAHAQSERDFGQSAVPSKNQDAVKRRIRLQRTQRLEEDQSKSSSSAGGLSADEGKIVSAGPGKGQCTAEKALIEASCFLEKASWRNPQEPAEMESVDIGTLANLLKL
- the LOC127424802 gene encoding uncharacterized protein LOC127424802 isoform X1, producing MASVEGLTCQSGCGIQLVSKKGHLSRTPALHLLPTHAEDSLARFTLSSSSSSSTSMPDQTRVTPQPLEREREAENLPPRRPLKLAPLELLLEVRESQRQKIKSVQQDGKATKSDTRRGKTRGKNGPTKSPEHSPLSTIVEPHKTPKRTTGPFLNPVNQAKLGSDRSMAGHGQANPTVPLSHPPSLCQSRQTQVQSAHAQSERDFGQSAVPSKNQDAVKRRIRLQRTQRLEEDQSKSSSSAGGLSADEGKIVSAGPGKGQCTAEKALIEASCFLEKASWRNPQEPAEMESVGKAGRWMVVNGIQEVVL